From Linepithema humile isolate Giens D197 chromosome 8, Lhum_UNIL_v1.0, whole genome shotgun sequence, one genomic window encodes:
- the LOC105670591 gene encoding exported protein YdbA-like produces MKLLAIVLALCAIVYASAEKPSTTGQGLPPIRFEEPKRGSITFQGTQPLSGPQRQPSWDLNGNANVFNNGRTSANVFGGLNKTPGQRVQPHVGLQAERNFGNNGFIRGQTQFQQGPRGHGLSPSVGITGGFRFRREAEPQRNSLSFQGSQPLSGPMRQPTWDLNANRNIFDNGRTRTDVYGGMSKVPGQRVQPHVGIQTERNFGNNGFIRGHGQLQPGRGGHGVSPSVGVTGGFRFRREAEPQRNSISFQGSQPLSGPMRQPTWDLNANRNILDNGRTRTDVYGGMSKVPGQRVQPHVGIQAERNFGNNGFIRGHGQLQPGQGGHGVSPSVGVTGGFRFRREAEPQRNSISFQGSQPLSGPMRQPTWDLNANRNILDNGRTRTDVYGGMSKVPGQRVQPHVGIQAERNFGNNGFIRGHGQLQPGRGGHGVSPSVGVTGGFRFRREAEPQRNSISFQGSQPLSGPMRQPTWDLNANRNIFDNGRTRTDVYGGMSKVPGQRVQPHVGIQAERNFGNNGFIRGQGQLQPGRGGHGVSPSVGVTGGFRFRREAEPQGNSISFQGSQPLSGPMRQPTWDLNANRNILDNGRTRTDIYGGLSKVPGQRVQPHVGIQAERNFGNNGFIRGQGQLQRGPGGHGVSPSVGVTGGFRFRREAEDVDEIESIEEY; encoded by the exons ATGAAGCTGTTAGCTATTGTGTTGGCTTTGTGCGCTATCGTATATGCGAGCGCTGAGAAACCATCAACGACTGGTCAGGGTCTTCCACCAATACgt tTCGAAGAACCCAAAAGAGGCTCGATAACTTTCCAAGGGACACAACCTCTGAGTGGACCGCAACGTCAACCGTCCTGGGATCTCAACGGCAATGCTAACGTTTTCAACAATGGCCGCACATCAGCGAACGTCTTCGGAGGTTTGAATAAAACACCTGGACAACGAGTGCAACCGCACGTCGGCCTTCAGGCGGAGAGGAATTTCGGCAACAACGGTTTCATCAGAGGTCAAACCCAGTTTCAACAAGGTCCGAGAGGTCACGGCCTTTCTCCCTCTGTTGGTATAACTGGTGGCTTCAGATTTAGAAGAGAAGCTGAACCCCAAAGAAATTCACTTTCCTTCCAAGGATCGCAACCTCTGAGCGGACCAATGCGCCAGCCTACGTGGGATCTCAACGCCAATCgcaatattttcgataatgGTCGTACAAGAACAGACGTTTACGGAGGAATGAGTAAGGTACCTGGACAACGAGTGCAGCCGCACGTCGGCATTCAGACTGAGAGGAACTTCGGCAACAACGGTTTCATCAGAGGTCACGGCCAGCTTCAaccaggtagaggaggtcatgGTGTCTCTCCGTCGGTTGGTGTAACTGGTGGTTTCAGATTTAGAAGAGAAGCTGAACCCcaaagaaattcaatttcctTCCAAGGATCGCAACCTCTGAGCGGACCAATGCGTCAACCTACTTGGGATCTCAACGCCAATCGCAATATCTTGGATAATGGTCGTACAAGGACAGATGTTTACGGAGGAATGAGTAAGGTACCTGGACAACGAGTGCAGCCGCACGTCGGCATCCAGGCAGAGAGGAACTTCGGCAACAACGGTTTCATCAGAGGTCACGGCCAGCTTCAACCAGGTCAAGGAGGTCATGGTGTCTCTCCGTCGGTTGGTGTAACTGGTGGCTTCAGATTTAGAAGAGAAGCTGAACCCcaaagaaattcaatttcctTCCAAGGATCGCAACCTCTGAGCGGACCAATGCGTCAACCTACTTGGGATCTCAACGCCAATCGCAATATCTTGGATAATGGTCGTACAAGGACAGATGTTTACGGAGGAATGAGTAAGGTACCTGGACAACGAGTGCAGCCGCACGTCGGCATCCAGGCAGAGAGGAACTTCGGCAACAACGGTTTCATCAGAGGTCACGGCCAGCTTCAACCAGGTCGAGGAGGTCATGGTGTCTCTCCGTCGGTTGGTGTAACTGGTGGCTTCAGATTTAGAAGAGAAGCTGAACCCcaaagaaattcaatttcctTCCAAGGATCGCAACCTCTGAGCGGACCAATGCGCCAGCCTACGTGGGATCTCAATGCCAATCgcaatattttcgataatgGTCGTACAAGAACAGACGTTTACGGAGGAATGAGTAAGGTACCTGGACAACGAGTGCAGCCGCACGTCGGCATCCAGGCAGAGAGGAACTTCGGCAACAACGGTTTCATCAGAGGTCAGGGCCAGCTTCAACCAGGTCGAGGAGGTCATGGTGTCTCTCCGTCGGTTGGTGTAACTGGTGGCTTCAGATTTAGAAGAGAAGCTGAACCCCAAGGAAATTCAATTTCCTTCCAAGGATCGCAACCTCTGAGCGGACCAATGCGCCAGCCTACGTGGGATCTCAACGCCAATCGCAATATCTTGGATAATGGTCGTACAAGGACGGATATTTATGGAGGATTGAGTAAGGTACCTGGACAACGAGTACAGCCGCACGTCGGCATCCAGGCGGAGAGGAATTTCGGCAACAACGGTTTCATCAGAGGTCAGGGCCAGCTTCAACGAGGTCCAGGAGGGCACGGTGTTTCCCCTTCCGTCGGTGTAACTGGCGGTTTCCGGTTCAGGAGGGAAGCGGAGGATGTTGATGAAATAGAATCTATTGAAGAGtattaa